The proteins below are encoded in one region of Xenopus laevis strain J_2021 chromosome 8L, Xenopus_laevis_v10.1, whole genome shotgun sequence:
- the LOC108699036 gene encoding extracellular calcium-sensing receptor codes for MVFAILKINASNELLPNITLGFKLYDSCYSELLSLMGATRILSGKKIGVPNFNCNKDIMPLAIIGDLTSKASVPLARILGLNRYPQVSYASGQALLSDKIQFPSFLRTMYNGDYECFAIAQLVKYFNWTWVGMIYSNNDLGRSGAQLLTREIEKNGGCIAFQETLPISSSMESVYRITGVVKRSRATVIILCCTIENLVSLMEEASFRNITDKVWVGTSGWFITSDFPRRDILTTLNGSFGIAAQNGKIPGFKEFLYNIHPSLFLNDPFMKTFWENAFHCVWPQNDAYNKTSPALLKEDIVWCTGKEKLNNIDVNIYDVYNFKYTYKVHNAVFAVAHALHQMKICVSGKGPFKNGSCADIYNHQPWQLLHYIKKVVFNNTAGDQIYFDENGDVPVYVDILNWQLFPNGSNQYVHVGSFDASSPKGQELNIWLNKILWKGGHNNVPASVCSNPCPNGYRRAALQGQKACCFDCVPCSEGEILNPYDESDCIKCPEDKWPDSRKKECLSKLMQFLSYDEALGFSLACMSILFCLLTIFVLCLFTIKRKTPIVKANNRELSYLLLISLMFGFMCSLLFIGRPNQITCMIRRVIFAVIFSLCVSALLAKTITVIMIFSATNPDSKLKKLVGLRIPIYIVPGCTIIQIILCSVWLTTAAPFAEFNMAAEKGIIVIECNEGSRVLFTCVLGYMGLLATISLSVAFLARKLPDTFNETKFITFSMLVFASVWVTFIPAYLSTKGKQTVAVEIFAILSSSGGFLVCIFFPKCYIILLHPEMNSRQNFKGRNTTTHRVPK; via the exons ATGGTATTTGCAATACTGAAAATAAATGCATCAAATGAACTTCTGCCCAATATAACACTGGGCTTCAAACTCTATGATTCATGTTACAGTGAACTACTATCATTAATGGGAGCAACACGGATTTTGTCAGGGAAAAAGATTGGAGTACCAAATTTTAACTGCAACAAGGATATCATGCCATTGGCTATTATTGGTGACCTGACCTCTAAGGCCTCCGTGCCCCTAGCGAGGATCTTGGGATTAAACAGATATCCACAG GTTAGCTATGCTTCAGGCCAAGCTTTACTGAGTGATAAAATACAGTTCCCATCCTTCCTCAGGACAATGTATAATGGTGACTATGAATGTTTTGCCATTGCTCAATTGGTTAAGTACTTTAACTGGACATGGGTGGGTATGATATACTCAAATAATGACTTGGGCAGGTCAGGTGCTCAGCTGTTAACTAGAGAAATAGAGAAAAATGGTGGATGCATTGCATTCCAGGAGACACTTCCTATAAGCAGCTCCATGGAATCAGTCTACCGTATCACTGGTGTTGTCAAGAGATCCAGAGCAACAGTGATTATCTTATGTTGCACCATAGAAAACCTTGTCTCTTTAATGGAAGAGGCTTCTTTTCGCAATATCACTGACAAAGTCTGGGTGGGGACATCTGGCTGGTTCATTACTTCTGATTTTCCTAGAAGAGACATTTTAACAACCTTAAATGGGAGCTTTGGAATAGCGGctcaaaatggaaaaataccAGGCTTTAAGGAATTTCTTTATAACATTCATCcttctttgtttttaaatgatccTTTCATGAAGACATTTTGGGAGAATGCTTTTCACTGTGTTTGGCCACAAAATGATGCCTACAATAAAACATCTCCTGCACTGCTTAAAGAAGATATTGTTTGGTGCACAGGAAAGGAGAAATTGAACAATAttgatgtaaatatatatgaTGTCTACAactttaaatatacatacaaagtGCATAACGCTGTCTTTGCAGTAGCTCATGCTTTGCACCAGATGAAGATCTGTGTTTCAGGAAAAGGTCCTTTCAAAAATGGATCTTGCGCTGATATTTATAATCATCAACCTTGGCAG CTGCTTCATTACATCAAGAAAGTTGTCTTCAATAACACAGCAGGggatcaaatatattttgatgagAATGGGGATGTTCCTGTCTATGTGGATATCTTGAACTGGCAGTTGTTTCCTAATGGAAGTAATCAGTATGTCCATGTTGGTAGTTTTGATGCCAGCTCTCCCAAAGGCCAGGAACTTAATATTTGGCTAAACAAGATTTTATGGAAGGGAGGGCACAACAAT GTCCCTGCCTCAGTTTGCAGTAATCCATGTCCCAATGGTTACAGAAGAGCTGCACTTCAAGGACAGAAAGCCTGCTGCTTTGATTGTGTGCCATGTTCTGAAGGAGAGATTCTCAACCCATAtg ATGAGAGTGACTGTATCAAGTGTCCAGAAGACAAATGGCctgacagcagaaaaaaagaatgtCTCTCAAAGCTCATGCAGTTCCTTTCTTATGATGAGGCACTGGGTTTCTCTTTAGCTTGTATGTCAATCTTGTTTTGTCTCCTTACAATTTTTGTGTTGTGTCTGTTCACAATAAAAAGAAAGACCCCCATCGTAAAGGCAAATAACAGAGAGCTCAGTTACCTACTTCTCATCTCCCTTATGTTTGGCTTCATGTGTTCCTTGTTATTCATTGGTAGACCCAACCAGATCACATGTATGATACGCCGGGTCATATTTGCTGTCATCTTTTCACTGTGTGTTTCTGCCTTACTAGCAAAGACTATCACTGTCATAATGATATTTAGTGCTACAAATCCAGACAGTAAATTGAAAAAACTGGTGGGATTAAGAATTCCTATTTATATTGTCCCTGGGTGCACAATTATTCAGATAATTCTGTGCTCTGTTTGGTTGACAACAGCAGCTCCATTTGCAGAATTCAATATGGCAGCAGAAAAAGGAATAATAGTGATTGAGTGCAATGAAGGATCCAGGGTGTTGTTTACTTGTGTCTTGGGCTATATGGGTCTCTTAGCTACTATTAGTCTATCAGTTGCATTTCTGGCGAGGAAGCTCCCTGACACATTTAATGAGACCAAGTTCATTACATTCAGTATGTTGGTATTTGCCAGTGTTTGGGTGACATTTATACCCGCTTACCTCAGTACAAAGGGTAAACAGACAGTGGCAGTAGAAATATTTGCCATTCTCTCTTCAAGTGGTGGTTTTCTTGTTTGcatcttttttccaaaatgttatattatattactgCACCCAGAAATGAACAGCAGACAGAATTTCAAAGGGAGAAATACTACAACCCACAGAGTACCGAAATAA